A window of the Brassica napus cultivar Da-Ae chromosome C5, Da-Ae, whole genome shotgun sequence genome harbors these coding sequences:
- the LOC106399742 gene encoding choline-phosphate cytidylyltransferase 1-like isoform X1, which produces MSVLLRSSENMSNVTADLPSTAVALPGSTANESSPPTDRPIRVYADGIYDLFHFGHARSLSDWPRNRFQTLTFLWDVATMKRHISTKGRTVMTSEERYESLRHCKSGDGIYRHPGNVSLKKSQRSHVPQLKQLPPYPSAYP; this is translated from the exons ATGTCTGTGCTCCTCAGATCTTCGGAGAATATGAGCAACGTCACCGCAGACCTCCCCTCCACCGCCGTCGCACTCCCCGGTTCTACAGCGAACGAGAGTTCGCCTCCGACTGATCGTCCCATCCGCGTCTACGCCGATGGGATCTACGATCTTTTCCACTTCGGTCACGCCCGATCTCTCTCGGACTGGCCAAGAAATC GTTTCCAAACACTTACCTTCTTGTGGGATGTTGCAACGATGAAACGACACATAAGTACAAAGGGAAGGACTGTGATGACTTCTGAAGAACGATATGAATCACTTCGGCATTGCAA AAGTGGAGACGGCATTTACAGGCACCCCGGAAACGTAAGTCTTAAGAAGAGTCAACGTTCTCATGTCCCACAGCTGAAACAGTTACCTCCCTATCCATCAGCATATCCATGA
- the LOC106399742 gene encoding choline-phosphate cytidylyltransferase 1-like isoform X2, which translates to MSVLLRSSENMSNVTADLPSTAVALPGSTANESSPPTDRPIRVYADGIYDLFHFGHARSLSDWPRNRFQTLTFLWDVATMKRHISTKGRTVMTSEERYESLRHCNGDGIYRHPGNVSLKKSQRSHVPQLKQLPPYPSAYP; encoded by the exons ATGTCTGTGCTCCTCAGATCTTCGGAGAATATGAGCAACGTCACCGCAGACCTCCCCTCCACCGCCGTCGCACTCCCCGGTTCTACAGCGAACGAGAGTTCGCCTCCGACTGATCGTCCCATCCGCGTCTACGCCGATGGGATCTACGATCTTTTCCACTTCGGTCACGCCCGATCTCTCTCGGACTGGCCAAGAAATC GTTTCCAAACACTTACCTTCTTGTGGGATGTTGCAACGATGAAACGACACATAAGTACAAAGGGAAGGACTGTGATGACTTCTGAAGAACGATATGAATCACTTCGGCATTGCAA TGGAGACGGCATTTACAGGCACCCCGGAAACGTAAGTCTTAAGAAGAGTCAACGTTCTCATGTCCCACAGCTGAAACAGTTACCTCCCTATCCATCAGCATATCCATGA
- the LOC106399742 gene encoding choline-phosphate cytidylyltransferase 1-like isoform X3 codes for MSVLLRSSENMSNVTADLPSTAVALPGSTANESSPPTDRPIRVYADGIYDLFHFGHARSLSDWPRNRFQTLTFLWDVATMKRHISTKGRTVMTSEERYESLRHCKHPGNVSLKKSQRSHVPQLKQLPPYPSAYP; via the exons ATGTCTGTGCTCCTCAGATCTTCGGAGAATATGAGCAACGTCACCGCAGACCTCCCCTCCACCGCCGTCGCACTCCCCGGTTCTACAGCGAACGAGAGTTCGCCTCCGACTGATCGTCCCATCCGCGTCTACGCCGATGGGATCTACGATCTTTTCCACTTCGGTCACGCCCGATCTCTCTCGGACTGGCCAAGAAATC GTTTCCAAACACTTACCTTCTTGTGGGATGTTGCAACGATGAAACGACACATAAGTACAAAGGGAAGGACTGTGATGACTTCTGAAGAACGATATGAATCACTTCGGCATTGCAA GCACCCCGGAAACGTAAGTCTTAAGAAGAGTCAACGTTCTCATGTCCCACAGCTGAAACAGTTACCTCCCTATCCATCAGCATATCCATGA